A stretch of the Arachis stenosperma cultivar V10309 chromosome 6, arast.V10309.gnm1.PFL2, whole genome shotgun sequence genome encodes the following:
- the LOC130935837 gene encoding syntaxin-22-like isoform X1, with protein sequence MISSLSLFSCHFPFPNSSNFKLIHNSNLLTIFISFFFFAFIISLLFCFSSSAMSFQDIQGGPNAAVRRSQSPSQVIAAGIFQINTSVATFRRLVDSLGTVKDTPDHRQKLHNTRQRILKLVKDISAKLKSLSESDRHASGANANKKIEDAKLARDFQTTLQEFQKVQQLASERESTYTPTTAPPPSFPTSSGSGEESGERDQESQPFMREQRRQEVLLLDNEISFNEAMIEEREQGIREVEEQIGQANDIFKDLAVLVHDQGVVIDDIQSNIDNSAAATTQARVQLAKASKSVKSRTSWCWWALVIFVVIVVIILVVLII encoded by the exons ATGATCTCCTCACTCTCGCTTTTCAGCTGCCACTTCCCATTTCCCAATTCGTCCAACTTCAAACTCATTCACAACTCAAACCTTCTAACCATTTtcatttcctttttcttttttgcctTCATCATCAGCCTCCTATTCTGTTTTTCTTCTTCAGCAATGAGTTTCCAAGATATCCAAGGCGGCCCTAACGCAGCCGTGCGAAGAAGCCAGTCTCCCTCGCAGGTCATCGCCGCCGGAATCTTCCAGATCAACACTTCCGTCGCCACTTTCCGCCGCCTCGTTGATTCTCTTGGAACCGTTAAAGATACTCCCGACCACCGCCAGAAGCT gCACAACACGAGACAGAGGATATTGAAGCTGGTGAAGGATATTTCTGCTAAGCTCAAGTCGTTGAGTGAATCTGATCGCCATGCTTCTGGTGCCAAT GCTAACAAGAAAATTGAAGATGCTAAGCTAGCAAGAGATTTCCAAACCACATTGCAGGAATTCCAGAAAGTGCAGCAGCTTGCATCCGAGCGCGAATCGACTTACACCCCTACTACTGCCCCTCCGCCCTCTTTTCCAACAAG CTCTGGCTCTGGTGAAGAATCCGGTGAGAGAGACCAGGAAAGCCAACCTTTTATGAGGGAGCAAAGAAG GCAAGAGGTACTTCTCTTGGATAATGAAATCTCCTTCAATGAGGCCATGATTGAAGAAAGAGAACAGGGTATTAGAGAGGTAGAAGAACAAATCGGACAAGCAAATGACATATTCAAGGACCTGGCTGTCCTTGTTCATGACCAAGGGGTTGTTATTG ATGACATTCAATCGAACATCGATAATTCCGCTGCTGCAACAACCCAAGCGAGAGTTCAGTTAGCAAAAGCTTCCAAAAGTGTGAAATCTAGAACCTCATGG TGTTGGTGGGCGCTTGTAATTTTTGTGGTGATTGTGGTGATCATACTTGTTGTACTGATTATTTAG
- the LOC130935837 gene encoding syntaxin-22-like isoform X2 has protein sequence MSFQDIQGGPNAAVRRSQSPSQVIAAGIFQINTSVATFRRLVDSLGTVKDTPDHRQKLHNTRQRILKLVKDISAKLKSLSESDRHASGANANKKIEDAKLARDFQTTLQEFQKVQQLASERESTYTPTTAPPPSFPTSSGSGEESGERDQESQPFMREQRRQEVLLLDNEISFNEAMIEEREQGIREVEEQIGQANDIFKDLAVLVHDQGVVIDDIQSNIDNSAAATTQARVQLAKASKSVKSRTSWCWWALVIFVVIVVIILVVLII, from the exons ATGAGTTTCCAAGATATCCAAGGCGGCCCTAACGCAGCCGTGCGAAGAAGCCAGTCTCCCTCGCAGGTCATCGCCGCCGGAATCTTCCAGATCAACACTTCCGTCGCCACTTTCCGCCGCCTCGTTGATTCTCTTGGAACCGTTAAAGATACTCCCGACCACCGCCAGAAGCT gCACAACACGAGACAGAGGATATTGAAGCTGGTGAAGGATATTTCTGCTAAGCTCAAGTCGTTGAGTGAATCTGATCGCCATGCTTCTGGTGCCAAT GCTAACAAGAAAATTGAAGATGCTAAGCTAGCAAGAGATTTCCAAACCACATTGCAGGAATTCCAGAAAGTGCAGCAGCTTGCATCCGAGCGCGAATCGACTTACACCCCTACTACTGCCCCTCCGCCCTCTTTTCCAACAAG CTCTGGCTCTGGTGAAGAATCCGGTGAGAGAGACCAGGAAAGCCAACCTTTTATGAGGGAGCAAAGAAG GCAAGAGGTACTTCTCTTGGATAATGAAATCTCCTTCAATGAGGCCATGATTGAAGAAAGAGAACAGGGTATTAGAGAGGTAGAAGAACAAATCGGACAAGCAAATGACATATTCAAGGACCTGGCTGTCCTTGTTCATGACCAAGGGGTTGTTATTG ATGACATTCAATCGAACATCGATAATTCCGCTGCTGCAACAACCCAAGCGAGAGTTCAGTTAGCAAAAGCTTCCAAAAGTGTGAAATCTAGAACCTCATGG TGTTGGTGGGCGCTTGTAATTTTTGTGGTGATTGTGGTGATCATACTTGTTGTACTGATTATTTAG